A window of the Deinococcus gobiensis I-0 genome harbors these coding sequences:
- the ung gene encoding uracil-DNA glycosylase translates to MSDQPDLFGQKDAAPRPVMPAGLPESWRAALADEFAAPSFHALKDFLVEERRTHTVYPPAPDVFNALRLTPLENVRVLILGQDPYHGAGQAHGLSFSVRPGVRVPPSLQNIYKELQTDLPGFTPPRHGDLRAWAEQGVLLLNAVLTVRAGEANSHAGKGWEGFTDAVIRAVNAKPGRVVFVLWGAYARKKAKLITGRQHVIIESAHPSPLSMARFMGSRPFSKVNAALEEAGEAPIDWQLPLKVEAE, encoded by the coding sequence ATGAGTGACCAGCCCGACCTGTTCGGCCAGAAGGACGCCGCGCCCAGACCCGTGATGCCCGCCGGGCTCCCCGAGTCGTGGCGCGCCGCCCTGGCCGACGAGTTCGCCGCGCCCTCCTTCCACGCCCTCAAGGATTTCCTGGTCGAGGAACGCCGCACCCATACCGTCTATCCCCCGGCCCCCGACGTCTTCAATGCCCTGCGCCTCACCCCGCTGGAGAACGTCCGGGTCCTCATCCTCGGTCAGGACCCCTACCACGGTGCGGGACAGGCGCACGGCCTGTCCTTCAGCGTGCGGCCCGGCGTGCGCGTGCCCCCCAGCCTCCAGAACATCTACAAGGAGTTGCAGACCGACCTGCCCGGCTTTACCCCGCCCCGGCACGGCGACCTGCGGGCCTGGGCCGAGCAGGGCGTCCTGCTGCTCAACGCGGTGCTGACGGTGCGCGCGGGCGAGGCGAACAGCCATGCGGGCAAGGGCTGGGAGGGGTTCACCGACGCGGTGATCCGGGCGGTGAATGCCAAGCCGGGGCGGGTGGTGTTCGTGCTGTGGGGGGCGTACGCGCGCAAGAAGGCCAAGCTGATTACGGGCCGGCAGCACGTGATCATCGAGTCGGCGCACCCGTCGCCGCTGAGCATGGCGCGGTTCATGGGGAGCCGGCCGTTCTCGAAGGTGAATGCGGCGCTGGAGGAGGCGGGCGAGGCGCCCATCGACTGGCAGCTTCCCCTCAAGGTCGAGGCCGAGTAA
- a CDS encoding DNA topoisomerase IB, translating into MPSRTDLLAEDYLRREGHDPKKFRYFYPDGRPYRDKAGIARIASLAVPPAYEDVYVAPDADAEVQAFGRDAAGRLQYRYHPDFVQAGALKKWQRLSRFAGALPTLKAVTGSDLRAGGLPPRKVLALMTRLLHVARFRVGSDTYARQHQTYGLSTLRQRHVKVEGNTVVFDFKGKHGVSQHKAATDRTLSGNIARLLDLPGPWLFQTVDAEGERRRIHAPELNAYLREVIGPFTAKDFRTWGGTLLAAEYLAEAGVQETERAARKVLVECVKVVAADLGNTPAVTRGSYVCPVIFDRYLEGKVLDDYEPRTARQEAELEGLTRSEAALSRLLASEKTLRGRSRERRATGA; encoded by the coding sequence ATGCCCAGCCGCACCGACCTGCTGGCCGAGGACTACCTGCGCCGCGAGGGCCATGACCCCAAAAAGTTCAGGTATTTCTACCCCGACGGCCGGCCGTACCGCGACAAGGCCGGGATCGCGCGCATCGCGTCGCTGGCGGTGCCGCCCGCCTACGAGGACGTGTACGTGGCCCCCGACGCCGACGCCGAGGTGCAGGCCTTCGGGCGCGACGCCGCCGGGCGGCTGCAATACCGTTACCACCCCGACTTCGTGCAGGCGGGCGCCCTCAAGAAGTGGCAGCGCCTGAGCCGCTTCGCCGGGGCGCTGCCCACCCTCAAGGCCGTGACCGGCAGCGACCTGCGCGCGGGCGGCCTGCCCCCCCGCAAGGTGCTGGCCCTCATGACCCGGCTGCTGCACGTGGCCCGGTTCCGGGTGGGCAGCGACACCTACGCCCGCCAGCACCAGACCTACGGCCTGAGCACCCTGCGCCAGCGGCACGTGAAGGTCGAGGGGAACACGGTCGTCTTCGACTTCAAGGGCAAGCACGGCGTCTCGCAGCACAAGGCGGCCACCGACCGCACCCTGAGCGGCAACATCGCGCGCCTGCTCGACCTGCCCGGCCCCTGGCTGTTCCAGACGGTGGACGCGGAGGGCGAGCGCCGCCGCATCCATGCGCCCGAGCTCAACGCGTACCTGCGCGAGGTGATCGGGCCGTTCACGGCCAAGGACTTCCGGACCTGGGGCGGCACGCTGCTCGCCGCCGAGTATCTGGCCGAGGCGGGCGTGCAGGAAACCGAGCGCGCCGCGCGCAAGGTGCTCGTGGAATGCGTGAAGGTCGTGGCCGCCGACCTGGGCAACACGCCCGCCGTCACGCGCGGCAGCTATGTCTGCCCGGTCATCTTCGACCGCTACCTGGAGGGCAAGGTGCTCGACGATTACGAGCCGCGCACCGCCCGGCAGGAGGCCGAACTGGAGGGCCTGACCCGCAGCGAGGCCGCCCTGAGCCGCCTGCTCGCCAGCGAGAAGACCCTGCGGGGCCGCAGTCGGGAGCGCCGGGCCACCGGCGCCTGA
- a CDS encoding P-II family nitrogen regulator: MKLITAIVRPDRVQQVKEALFQAGISGLTLSRVSGHGGEQEIVEHYRGTRVMVEFHDKVEFRMAVSEPFVDIAIKAICKGARTGEVGDGKIFVQPLERVVRIRTGEEDNSALTPVNETRLTPA, translated from the coding sequence ATGAAACTGATCACGGCGATCGTCAGGCCCGACCGGGTCCAGCAGGTTAAAGAGGCGCTGTTTCAGGCCGGCATCAGCGGCCTGACCCTCTCGCGGGTGAGCGGGCACGGCGGCGAGCAGGAAATCGTGGAGCACTACCGGGGCACGCGCGTGATGGTCGAGTTCCACGACAAGGTGGAATTCCGCATGGCCGTCAGCGAGCCCTTCGTGGACATCGCCATCAAGGCGATCTGCAAGGGCGCGCGGACCGGCGAGGTGGGCGACGGCAAGATCTTCGTGCAGCCCCTCGAGCGCGTCGTGCGTATCCGCACCGGCGAGGAAGACAACTCGGCCCTGACCCCCGTCAACGAGACCCGGCTGACCCCCGCCTGA
- a CDS encoding ammonium transporter — MRTPDRTTALAAAPLLALALGSAALAQGAATPPPTLNSGDTAWMLVSAALVLLMTPGLAFFYGGLTRAQSVLNTMMMSVVSIGLVGVLWMLAGYTIAFGPNGNALVGGFSNLGLEGLQGQLTGTIPSYVFAAFQAMFAIIALALISGAVIERMRFGAFVLFGGLWSLLIYSPLAHWVWSSDGWLFKDGALDFAGGTVIHISAGVSALVAAFVLGPRIGFPRNAHIPHNVPLVLLGAGLLWFGWMGFNAGSAAAANQTAGLAFITTLIAPAAAMLTWLVWESSRAGKPTAVGAATGLVVGLVAITPACAFVSPWAAVIVGAVGATASYWAVQLKHRLRADDSLDVFACHGVAGIVGALLTGALAFTTGSGKPWGEQMLTQIVSVVASVVWAGVGSFVLLKLVGLVMPLRVPASQEVAGIDQSAHSEQGYSENETGLGAPVFLGGD, encoded by the coding sequence ATGCGCACACCCGACCGCACCACCGCCCTCGCGGCCGCGCCCCTGCTGGCCCTGGCGCTCGGCAGCGCCGCCCTAGCCCAGGGCGCGGCGACCCCGCCCCCCACCCTGAACAGCGGCGACACCGCCTGGATGCTCGTCTCGGCCGCCCTGGTGCTGCTGATGACGCCGGGCCTGGCCTTCTTCTACGGCGGCCTGACCCGCGCCCAGAGCGTCCTGAACACCATGATGATGAGCGTCGTGTCCATCGGCCTCGTCGGCGTGCTGTGGATGCTCGCGGGCTACACCATCGCCTTCGGGCCGAACGGCAACGCCCTGGTCGGCGGCTTCTCGAACCTGGGCCTGGAAGGCCTGCAGGGCCAGCTCACCGGCACCATCCCCAGCTACGTCTTCGCGGCCTTCCAGGCGATGTTCGCCATCATCGCGCTGGCGCTCATCTCGGGAGCGGTCATCGAGCGCATGCGCTTCGGGGCCTTCGTGCTGTTCGGCGGCCTCTGGAGCCTGCTGATCTACTCGCCCCTGGCCCACTGGGTCTGGAGCAGCGACGGCTGGCTATTCAAGGACGGCGCGCTGGACTTCGCGGGCGGCACCGTCATCCACATCTCGGCCGGGGTCTCGGCGCTCGTCGCCGCCTTCGTGCTCGGGCCGCGCATCGGCTTCCCGCGCAACGCCCACATCCCCCACAACGTGCCGCTGGTGCTGCTGGGCGCGGGCCTGCTGTGGTTCGGCTGGATGGGCTTCAACGCCGGGTCGGCCGCCGCCGCCAACCAGACCGCCGGCCTCGCCTTCATCACCACCCTGATCGCCCCCGCCGCCGCGATGCTCACCTGGCTGGTCTGGGAGTCCTCGCGCGCCGGCAAGCCGACCGCCGTGGGCGCCGCCACCGGCCTGGTCGTGGGCCTGGTCGCCATCACCCCCGCCTGCGCCTTCGTGAGCCCCTGGGCCGCCGTGATCGTCGGGGCCGTGGGCGCCACCGCGAGCTACTGGGCCGTGCAGCTCAAGCACCGCCTGCGCGCCGACGACAGCCTCGACGTGTTCGCCTGCCACGGCGTCGCCGGCATCGTGGGCGCCCTGCTGACCGGCGCGCTGGCCTTCACGACCGGCAGCGGCAAGCCCTGGGGCGAGCAGATGCTCACGCAGATCGTCAGCGTGGTCGCCAGCGTGGTCTGGGCGGGCGTCGGCTCCTTCGTCCTGCTCAAGCTGGTGGGCCTGGTCATGCCGCTGCGCGTTCCGGCCAGTCAGGAAGTCGCGGGCATCGACCAGAGCGCCCACAGCGAACAGGGCTACAGCGAGAACGAAACCGGCCTGGGCGCCCCCGTCTTCCTCGGCGGCGACTGA
- the glp gene encoding gephyrin-like molybdotransferase Glp: protein MPLPTSSTPPAFPMHVSVEEARAMLAALLPDPGTETVAVAQALGRVLAGDLAALVSHPSATESALDGIACREADTRGAGPDTPVLLKVVGESRAGEPFTGEVGPGECVRIYTGAPMARGTDAICPVEQLRDQGLDAVELLRAASPGDVRAEGGDFRAGEVVMRAGLPLTSPRLALATALGHAEVRVRRRLRVALLSTGDEVVAPGTPLRAGQVYDSNSVGLGAMLREAGCEVVPLGHAPDRPEALEDAIARAGGADVLLTSGGVSMGKYDFMRDLLIDQGRVSFWKVRMRPGGPALLGGWKGLPVFGLPGNPVSSLVVFHVIVRPALTGQPVQTLHLRAATPFRTLSDKTAFWRATITGGQVSDYGQQGSGVLRSLSDADALVIVPEGQKVEAGDEVDVILL, encoded by the coding sequence ATGCCCCTGCCCACCTCCTCTACCCCACCGGCTTTTCCCATGCATGTCAGTGTCGAGGAGGCGCGCGCCATGCTCGCGGCGCTGCTGCCCGACCCCGGCACCGAGACGGTCGCGGTCGCCCAGGCCCTGGGCCGGGTGCTGGCCGGGGACCTCGCCGCCCTGGTCAGCCACCCCTCGGCCACCGAGAGCGCGCTGGACGGCATCGCCTGCCGCGAGGCCGACACGCGGGGGGCCGGCCCCGACACGCCCGTGCTCCTGAAGGTCGTGGGCGAGAGCCGGGCAGGCGAGCCGTTCACGGGCGAGGTCGGTCCGGGCGAGTGCGTGCGGATCTACACCGGCGCCCCGATGGCGCGCGGCACCGACGCCATCTGCCCGGTCGAGCAGTTGCGTGACCAGGGGCTGGACGCCGTGGAGCTGCTGCGCGCCGCCAGCCCCGGCGACGTGCGCGCCGAGGGCGGCGACTTCCGCGCGGGCGAGGTGGTCATGCGCGCCGGGCTGCCGCTGACCTCGCCCCGGCTGGCGCTGGCGACCGCGCTGGGCCACGCCGAGGTGCGGGTCAGGCGGCGGCTGCGCGTGGCCCTGCTCTCGACCGGCGACGAGGTGGTCGCCCCCGGCACCCCGCTGCGCGCCGGGCAGGTGTACGACTCCAACAGCGTGGGCCTGGGCGCCATGTTGCGCGAGGCCGGCTGCGAGGTCGTGCCGCTGGGCCACGCCCCCGACCGCCCCGAGGCCCTGGAGGACGCCATCGCGCGCGCGGGCGGCGCCGACGTGCTCCTCACCAGTGGCGGCGTCAGCATGGGCAAGTACGACTTCATGCGCGACCTGCTCATCGACCAGGGCCGGGTGTCCTTCTGGAAGGTGCGGATGCGCCCCGGCGGCCCCGCCCTGCTCGGCGGCTGGAAGGGCCTGCCGGTCTTCGGCCTGCCGGGCAACCCGGTGAGCAGCCTCGTGGTCTTTCACGTCATCGTGCGCCCGGCGCTGACCGGCCAGCCGGTGCAGACCCTGCACCTGCGCGCCGCGACGCCCTTCCGGACCCTGAGCGACAAGACCGCCTTCTGGCGCGCGACCATCACCGGGGGGCAGGTCAGCGACTACGGCCAGCAGGGCAGCGGCGTGCTGCGGTCCCTGAGCGACGCCGACGCCCTGGTCATCGTGCCCGAGGGCCAGAAGGTGGAGGCCGGGGACGAGGTGGACGTGATCCTGCTGTAG
- a CDS encoding FKBP-type peptidyl-prolyl cis-trans isomerase, translating to MNIAQNKVVELEYKLTVDGEVIDQSEPGEPLVYLQGHNNIIPGLERALEGKQTGDSLQVTVQPEDGYGVRDEDAIEDLERSDFEDDIEVGATYYAQAEDGSVLPFTVLAIDGDTVQVDFNPPLAGEVLNFDVKVLNVRDATAEELEHGHAHTEGMHDH from the coding sequence ATGAACATCGCCCAGAACAAAGTCGTCGAACTCGAATACAAGCTCACGGTAGACGGCGAGGTCATCGACCAGAGCGAACCGGGTGAGCCGTTGGTGTACCTCCAGGGCCACAACAACATCATTCCGGGGCTGGAGCGGGCGCTGGAAGGCAAGCAGACCGGCGACAGCCTCCAGGTCACCGTGCAGCCCGAAGACGGCTACGGCGTGCGCGACGAGGACGCCATCGAGGACCTGGAGCGCTCGGACTTCGAGGACGATATCGAAGTCGGCGCGACCTACTACGCGCAGGCCGAGGACGGCAGCGTACTGCCCTTCACGGTGCTGGCCATCGACGGCGACACCGTGCAGGTGGACTTCAACCCCCCGCTGGCGGGCGAGGTCCTGAACTTCGACGTGAAGGTCCTGAACGTGCGCGACGCGACCGCCGAGGAGCTGGAGCACGGCCACGCCCACACCGAAGGGATGCACGACCACTAA
- a CDS encoding Sec-independent protein translocase subunit TatA/TatB produces MPNLGPGEILVILIVALLVFGPRKLPDLGKSLGGALREFRRSTQGLKEDFDGAMRESPAPAQAQTAQPVTQVIAAQPQVVTAQAVTPQAAAPQPQATPTAEPRQG; encoded by the coding sequence ATGCCCAATCTCGGTCCCGGAGAAATTCTCGTCATTCTGATAGTCGCGCTGCTGGTGTTCGGGCCGCGCAAACTGCCGGACCTGGGCAAGAGCCTGGGCGGCGCGCTGCGCGAGTTCCGCCGCAGCACCCAGGGCCTCAAGGAAGACTTCGACGGCGCGATGCGCGAGTCGCCCGCCCCGGCCCAGGCCCAGACGGCCCAGCCGGTCACCCAGGTCATCGCCGCCCAGCCCCAGGTGGTCACGGCGCAGGCCGTCACCCCCCAGGCCGCCGCTCCCCAGCCCCAGGCCACGCCGACCGCCGAACCCCGCCAGGGCTGA